The following are encoded together in the Rhizobium tumorigenes genome:
- a CDS encoding sarcosine oxidase subunit alpha: MSGANRIPGAGRLTPAKTARFTFDGKTYTALEGDTAASALLANGVHLVGRSFKYHRPRGILSSGAEEPNALLDISRDSARRQPNVRASVQEVFDGMKVLSQNRFPSLGFDIGGINNFLSPFFAAGFYYKTFMWPKAAWKHVYEPIIRRAAGLGVAPTEADPDHYASRFAHCDVLVVGGGIAGLSAALAAAEAGAKVLLCDEQATVGGALHFDASVRIDGVDGYDWAQSVAARLKALPNVEVLTRTTAFGYYNHNFVALAERVTDHMARPDRKLPRERLIQVRARRVILATGAIERHMVFANNDRPGIMLASAAREYLNHYGVAVGARIGVYTAHDSAYEAAFDLKKAGVSVSAIVDCRTRPGEAVLAEARRLGIEVLAGHSVIDTSGRLRVSSMTVARNGGGAKRKIAVDALLMSAGWTPSVHMFSQSRGKLRFDAEGQRFLPGTYAQDCLSIGACNGTDGLQQTIEESLAAGELMARATGATGDGKILLTGEQAFEWTGGMVGAAEGAGPDTSAKAFVDFQHDVCAKDIRLAVREGMHSIEHIKRFTTNGMASDQGKLSNMHGLAIAAEVLDRPIPQVGLTTFRSPYTPVTYGTLVGHSRGDHFDPARKTPLHAWEEAHGAIFEDVGNWKRAWFYPRAGETMHQAVNRECRTVRAVAGIFDASTLGKIEVVGPDAAEFLNLIYTNAWDTLKPGRCRYGIMLREDGFVYDDGVVGRLAEDRFHVTTTTGGAPRVMHHMEDYLQTEFPHLKVWLTSTTEQWAVIAVQGPKAREIIEPFVEGIDLSNEAFPHMSVAEGKFCGVPTRLFRVSFTGDVGYEINVPADYGQSVLEAVWARAEKLGACAYGTETMHVLRAEKGYIIVGQDTDGTVTPDDAGLNWAVSKKKTDFVGIRGLKRPDLVKQGRKQLVGLVTKDPNVVLEEGAQIVADPNEPKPMTMLGHVTSAYWSENCGRSIAFALVAGGRERMGKTLYVPMPDKTIAVEVTDMVFFDKEGGRIHG, from the coding sequence ATGAGCGGCGCCAATCGCATACCCGGCGCAGGCCGCCTGACGCCTGCCAAGACCGCCCGCTTCACCTTCGACGGCAAGACCTACACCGCGCTCGAGGGCGACACTGCCGCATCTGCGCTGCTGGCCAATGGCGTCCACCTTGTGGGCCGCTCGTTCAAATATCACCGGCCGCGCGGCATCCTGTCGTCGGGCGCCGAGGAGCCGAACGCGCTGCTCGACATTTCGCGCGATTCGGCGCGTCGCCAGCCGAATGTGAGGGCCAGCGTGCAGGAAGTTTTCGATGGCATGAAGGTGCTTTCGCAGAACCGCTTTCCGTCGCTCGGCTTCGACATCGGCGGCATCAATAACTTCCTGTCGCCGTTCTTTGCGGCCGGCTTCTACTACAAGACCTTCATGTGGCCGAAGGCTGCGTGGAAGCATGTCTATGAGCCTATCATCCGCCGGGCTGCCGGTCTCGGCGTTGCGCCGACTGAGGCCGATCCGGACCACTATGCCAGCCGGTTTGCCCATTGCGATGTGCTGGTGGTCGGCGGCGGCATTGCCGGCCTGTCGGCAGCGCTCGCTGCTGCCGAAGCAGGTGCCAAGGTCCTGCTCTGCGACGAGCAGGCGACTGTCGGTGGCGCGCTGCATTTCGATGCCAGCGTCCGGATTGACGGCGTCGATGGCTATGACTGGGCGCAGTCCGTCGCGGCACGGTTGAAGGCCCTGCCGAATGTCGAGGTGCTGACCCGCACCACGGCTTTTGGCTACTATAACCATAATTTCGTGGCGTTGGCCGAACGCGTCACCGACCATATGGCCCGCCCTGACCGCAAGCTGCCGCGCGAACGGCTGATCCAGGTTCGCGCCCGGCGCGTGATCCTCGCCACCGGCGCCATCGAGCGGCATATGGTGTTTGCCAACAACGACCGGCCGGGCATCATGCTGGCATCGGCCGCGCGAGAGTATCTCAACCATTACGGCGTCGCTGTCGGCGCCAGGATCGGCGTCTATACGGCCCATGATTCGGCCTATGAAGCTGCCTTCGACCTCAAAAAGGCCGGCGTGTCTGTGTCGGCCATCGTCGATTGCCGCACCCGGCCCGGCGAGGCGGTGCTGGCGGAAGCCCGCCGTCTCGGCATCGAAGTTCTCGCAGGCCATTCGGTCATCGATACCTCGGGCCGGCTTCGGGTATCGTCGATGACAGTTGCGCGCAACGGCGGCGGTGCCAAGCGCAAGATTGCCGTCGATGCGCTGCTGATGTCGGCTGGCTGGACGCCGTCGGTGCATATGTTCTCGCAGTCGCGGGGAAAGCTGAGGTTCGATGCAGAGGGGCAGCGCTTCCTGCCCGGCACCTATGCGCAGGATTGCCTGTCCATCGGCGCCTGCAACGGTACCGACGGCCTGCAGCAGACCATCGAGGAATCGCTGGCTGCCGGCGAACTGATGGCGCGGGCCACAGGTGCCACCGGCGACGGCAAGATCCTGCTGACCGGCGAACAGGCCTTCGAGTGGACTGGCGGCATGGTCGGCGCTGCCGAAGGTGCCGGCCCGGATACCTCCGCCAAGGCCTTTGTCGATTTCCAGCACGATGTCTGCGCCAAGGATATCCGGCTCGCAGTGCGCGAAGGCATGCACTCGATCGAGCATATCAAGCGCTTCACGACCAATGGCATGGCATCCGACCAGGGTAAGCTGTCGAACATGCACGGGCTGGCGATTGCCGCAGAAGTGCTGGACCGCCCCATTCCCCAGGTCGGCCTGACGACCTTCCGCTCGCCCTATACGCCGGTCACCTACGGCACGCTGGTCGGCCATTCGCGTGGCGATCACTTTGATCCCGCTCGCAAGACGCCTCTGCACGCCTGGGAAGAGGCGCACGGAGCGATCTTCGAGGATGTGGGCAACTGGAAGCGCGCCTGGTTCTATCCGCGTGCCGGCGAGACGATGCACCAGGCGGTCAACCGCGAGTGCCGAACCGTGCGTGCAGTGGCGGGCATCTTCGACGCCTCGACGCTCGGCAAGATCGAGGTGGTCGGCCCGGATGCTGCAGAATTCCTCAACCTCATCTATACCAATGCCTGGGATACGCTGAAGCCCGGCCGCTGCCGATACGGCATAATGCTGCGCGAAGACGGCTTCGTTTATGACGACGGCGTCGTCGGGCGGCTGGCCGAGGACCGCTTCCACGTGACGACGACGACCGGCGGTGCGCCGCGCGTGATGCATCACATGGAAGACTACCTGCAGACGGAATTTCCGCATCTGAAGGTGTGGCTGACATCGACAACCGAGCAATGGGCGGTCATCGCTGTCCAAGGCCCGAAGGCGCGCGAGATCATCGAGCCCTTCGTCGAGGGCATCGACCTGTCTAACGAGGCATTTCCGCATATGAGTGTTGCGGAAGGCAAATTCTGTGGCGTTCCGACACGGCTTTTCCGCGTCTCGTTTACCGGCGATGTCGGCTACGAGATCAACGTGCCGGCGGATTATGGACAGTCGGTGCTCGAAGCTGTCTGGGCCCGTGCGGAGAAACTCGGCGCCTGTGCCTACGGTACCGAGACCATGCACGTGCTGCGCGCCGAGAAGGGTTACATCATCGTTGGCCAGGATACCGACGGCACCGTTACCCCAGACGATGCCGGCCTCAACTGGGCGGTTTCAAAGAAGAAGACGGATTTTGTCGGAATCCGCGGCCTGAAGCGGCCGGATCTCGTCAAGCAGGGCCGCAAGCAGCTGGTCGGGCTGGTTACCAAGGATCCGAACGTCGTTCTGGAGGAGGGCGCCCAGATCGTTGCCGATCCGAACGAGCCTAAGCCGATGACGATGCTTGGCCACGTGACGTCGGCCTACTGGTCGGAAAATTGCGGTCGGTCCATCGCCTTCGCGCTGGTGGCCGGCGGCCGCGAGCGCATGGGAAAAACGCTCTATGTGCCGATGCCCGACAAGACAATCGCCGTCGAGGTGACCGACATGGTGTTCTTTGACAAGGAAGGAGGCCGGATTCATGGTTGA
- a CDS encoding sarcosine oxidase subunit delta produces MLLIYCPYCREERSELEFRNCGDAHIVRPSDISAISDEEFEEFFFLRDNPKGLIFERWRHMHGCGRFFNAARDTVSDKFLQTYKAGEPKPDIDATAVTNAPVETYEATEGDAR; encoded by the coding sequence ATGCTGCTGATCTACTGCCCCTATTGCCGCGAAGAGCGTTCGGAGCTCGAGTTCCGCAACTGCGGCGACGCGCATATCGTTCGTCCTTCCGACATTTCAGCCATCTCCGACGAGGAATTCGAGGAGTTCTTCTTCCTGCGGGATAATCCGAAGGGCCTGATCTTCGAGCGCTGGCGCCATATGCATGGCTGCGGCCGCTTCTTCAATGCGGCCCGCGATACCGTCAGCGACAAGTTCCTGCAGACCTACAAGGCCGGCGAACCGAAGCCCGATATCGACGCCACCGCAGTCACCAATGCGCCCGTCGAAACCTATGAAGCGACGGAAGGAGACGCCCGATGA
- a CDS encoding sarcosine oxidase subunit beta family protein: MRKYSVFAVAREALRGHKGWDAQWTSPEPRKEYDVVIIGAGGHGLGAAYYLAKEHGITNVAVIEKGWLGGGNTGRNTTIIRSNYLYEESMHIYEHSLKLWEGLSQELNYNVMYSPRGVMMLSHNVHDQQSFKRHIHANRLYGIDNEWLTPEQAKAFCPPLDISASARYPINGAALQRRGGTARHDAVAWGYARAAADRGVHIIQNCEVTGIRRGPNGEVTGVDTTRGLIGTKKIGVSAAGHTTTVMKMADVRVPLQSTPLQALVSEPLKPIFPCVVMSNTVHAYISQSDKGELVIGAGTDQYNSYSQTGGLQIITHTLDAICELFPMFRRVKMMRSWGGIVDNTPDRSAIQSRTPVPGLYVNCGWGTGGFKATPGSAHLFAHLIARDEPHRFSAGLALDRFRSGRLIDEAAAAAVAH; the protein is encoded by the coding sequence ATGCGGAAATACTCGGTTTTTGCCGTGGCTCGCGAGGCGTTACGTGGACACAAAGGCTGGGACGCCCAGTGGACCTCGCCCGAGCCGCGCAAGGAATACGATGTCGTCATCATCGGCGCCGGGGGGCACGGGCTTGGGGCGGCCTATTATCTGGCCAAGGAGCACGGCATAACCAATGTCGCTGTCATCGAGAAGGGCTGGCTCGGCGGCGGCAATACCGGCCGCAACACGACGATTATCCGCTCGAACTATCTCTACGAAGAGAGCATGCACATCTACGAGCACTCGCTGAAGCTTTGGGAAGGGCTGAGCCAGGAGCTTAACTATAACGTCATGTATTCGCCGCGCGGTGTGATGATGCTGTCGCACAACGTCCACGACCAGCAGTCTTTCAAGCGCCATATCCATGCCAACCGGCTCTACGGCATCGACAACGAGTGGCTGACGCCGGAGCAGGCAAAGGCTTTCTGTCCGCCGCTCGATATCTCAGCCAGCGCCCGCTATCCGATCAACGGTGCAGCCCTGCAGCGCCGTGGCGGAACTGCCCGTCACGATGCCGTCGCCTGGGGCTATGCCCGCGCTGCGGCCGATCGTGGCGTGCACATCATCCAGAATTGCGAAGTCACCGGCATCCGGCGCGGGCCGAACGGCGAGGTTACCGGCGTCGATACGACGCGCGGCCTGATCGGGACAAAGAAGATCGGCGTTTCCGCTGCCGGCCATACGACGACCGTGATGAAGATGGCCGATGTCCGCGTGCCACTGCAGTCGACGCCGCTGCAGGCGCTGGTGTCCGAGCCGCTGAAGCCGATCTTCCCCTGCGTCGTCATGTCGAACACCGTGCATGCCTATATTTCGCAGTCCGACAAGGGCGAGCTGGTGATTGGGGCCGGTACCGACCAGTACAATTCCTACTCCCAGACTGGCGGCCTGCAGATCATCACCCATACGCTCGATGCGATCTGCGAACTTTTTCCGATGTTCCGGCGCGTCAAGATGATGCGCTCCTGGGGCGGTATTGTCGACAATACGCCGGATCGTTCGGCGATCCAGTCGAGGACGCCGGTGCCGGGGCTTTACGTCAATTGCGGCTGGGGCACGGGCGGCTTCAAGGCAACGCCGGGTTCGGCGCATCTGTTTGCCCACCTGATCGCCCGCGACGAACCGCACAGGTTCTCGGCTGGCCTGGCGCTGGACCGCTTCCGGTCCGGCCGCCTGATCGACGAAGCGGCAGCTGCGGCGGTGGCACATTGA
- a CDS encoding helix-turn-helix domain-containing protein: protein MSDAIPPEAPHVATADAPVPNWGRLVRSDFGTAAWNRRNAGEISQSIPHHLVLLSFKPFSNRESRLGGTRIRTASAASGCCEIVPAGADYWARWHEPKEVAAFSLSQQWLDDLAQSDLDLPSATVVADALPVVDRRVGLLGGMLREELRSGTHGTMASLELDSLLNLLGIHLIRQYGVARPQKDLGGLSDRQFRQVRDHMQAHLTDGVRLDALAALVELSSSQMLRSFRRRTGTSPHQYFTRLRLDQARALIVNGRLPLAEIAIDCGFSSQSHLTAIMRREDGLTPGALRV from the coding sequence ATGTCTGATGCCATTCCACCCGAAGCTCCCCATGTCGCCACCGCTGACGCGCCAGTGCCGAACTGGGGCCGGCTTGTCCGGTCGGATTTCGGGACGGCGGCGTGGAACCGGCGGAACGCCGGCGAGATCAGCCAGTCGATCCCCCATCATCTTGTGTTGTTGTCGTTCAAGCCCTTCAGCAACCGAGAGTCGCGTCTCGGCGGCACGCGGATCCGCACCGCTTCGGCTGCCAGCGGGTGCTGCGAAATCGTGCCTGCAGGCGCGGACTACTGGGCGCGCTGGCATGAGCCCAAGGAGGTGGCGGCGTTCTCGCTGTCGCAGCAGTGGCTCGATGACCTCGCCCAGTCCGACCTCGACCTGCCGTCTGCCACCGTCGTCGCGGACGCCTTGCCGGTCGTCGACCGCCGTGTCGGGCTGCTCGGCGGCATGCTGCGCGAGGAGCTGCGTTCGGGTACGCACGGGACGATGGCGAGCCTCGAGCTCGATTCGCTGCTCAACCTGCTCGGCATCCACCTCATCCGGCAATATGGCGTCGCCCGACCCCAAAAGGATCTGGGCGGCCTGTCGGACCGGCAGTTCCGCCAGGTGCGCGACCATATGCAGGCGCATCTTACAGACGGCGTCCGGCTCGACGCCCTGGCCGCGCTGGTCGAGCTCTCGTCGAGCCAGATGCTGCGCTCCTTCCGGCGCCGGACGGGGACGAGCCCGCACCAGTATTTCACCCGCCTGCGCCTCGATCAGGCCCGCGCACTGATCGTCAATGGACGGCTGCCGCTGGCCGAGATCGCGATCGACTGCGGCTTCTCCAGCCAAAGCCACCTCACGGCCATCATGCGCCGGGAAGATGGCCTGACCCCCGGCGCGTTGAGGGTGTAA
- a CDS encoding SDR family oxidoreductase, whose product MTANDMSKNIDGKVAVVMGATRNQGRAYAVMLARNGCRGVAVHYHGEASRGEAEETAAEIKHYGAEALLFSADLTEVADVVKLFDAVDETFGQLDIVVNTVGKVVKKPFVEITEAEFDQSFAINSKAAFFCMQEAAKRIADNGRIINIGTTLQAATTGLYAIYAGSKAPLEHFTRALAKEIGHRGVTVNTVAPGPLNTSFFYPVETDDSKAFLSGMSPQNRLGEIDEITPLIEFLVGPGGGWVTAQTLFINGGFIAR is encoded by the coding sequence ATGACAGCGAACGACATGAGCAAAAACATCGATGGCAAGGTAGCGGTCGTGATGGGTGCAACGCGCAACCAGGGGCGGGCCTATGCCGTCATGCTGGCGCGCAACGGCTGCCGCGGCGTGGCGGTCCACTATCATGGCGAAGCATCGCGGGGCGAAGCGGAAGAGACCGCCGCCGAGATCAAGCATTACGGTGCCGAGGCGCTTCTGTTCAGCGCCGACCTGACAGAGGTCGCCGACGTGGTGAAATTGTTCGACGCGGTCGACGAGACGTTCGGCCAACTCGACATCGTGGTGAACACAGTCGGCAAGGTGGTCAAGAAGCCCTTCGTGGAAATTACCGAGGCCGAGTTCGACCAGAGCTTCGCGATCAACAGCAAGGCGGCCTTCTTCTGCATGCAGGAAGCCGCAAAGCGGATCGCCGACAACGGCCGGATCATCAACATCGGCACGACGCTGCAGGCGGCAACGACCGGGCTCTACGCGATCTACGCAGGCTCAAAGGCACCGCTGGAACACTTCACACGCGCTCTTGCCAAGGAGATCGGCCACCGGGGCGTCACGGTCAACACCGTCGCACCTGGCCCGCTCAACACCTCATTCTTCTACCCGGTGGAAACGGACGACTCGAAAGCGTTTCTCTCCGGCATGAGCCCCCAGAACCGCCTCGGCGAGATCGACGAAATCACGCCATTGATCGAGTTCCTGGTCGGCCCGGGCGGCGGCTGGGTGACAGCCCAGACCCTCTTCATCAATGGCGGCTTCATCGCCCGCTAA
- a CDS encoding tetratricopeptide repeat protein codes for MTHEQSRTPIRSASVSRAGKAALPLLALVAAIGLAGCQTNSTDAVIRIDKAQGSQENISSLSSVIATNPSDPEGYNVRGSAYGRAGEFSKSLADFNQAIQLNPKFYQAYANRALVYRNMGKQAEAAADYSSALQINPNYDVAYIGRGNIYRLAGQDDQAFNDFSKAIQLGTTDGRAYHGRGLIFQKRGQQEKAIDDFSKAISLSPNSPEPYNGRGISYIANKDLDNAFADFNHAIDLDNKVAESWSNQALVYEQRGDKAKAQKSYQHALNLDPRFQPAKDGLARLRG; via the coding sequence ATGACGCATGAACAGTCCCGAACCCCGATCCGGTCCGCTTCTGTTTCCAGGGCCGGCAAGGCAGCATTGCCGCTTCTGGCGCTCGTCGCAGCGATTGGCCTTGCCGGATGCCAGACAAATTCGACCGACGCGGTTATCCGCATCGACAAGGCGCAAGGTTCGCAGGAAAACATCTCCTCGCTGAGCTCCGTCATCGCCACCAATCCATCGGATCCGGAAGGCTACAACGTGCGTGGATCTGCCTATGGCCGCGCCGGCGAGTTTTCCAAGTCGCTGGCCGACTTCAACCAGGCGATCCAGCTCAACCCGAAATTCTACCAGGCCTATGCCAACCGCGCGCTGGTCTACCGCAACATGGGCAAGCAGGCGGAAGCCGCCGCCGACTACTCCTCGGCGCTGCAGATCAACCCGAACTACGATGTCGCCTATATCGGCCGGGGCAATATCTATCGCCTCGCCGGACAGGACGACCAGGCCTTCAACGACTTTTCCAAGGCGATCCAGCTCGGCACGACGGACGGACGCGCCTATCACGGCCGTGGCCTGATCTTCCAGAAGCGCGGCCAGCAGGAGAAGGCGATCGACGATTTCTCCAAGGCGATCTCGCTGTCGCCGAATTCGCCGGAGCCCTACAACGGCCGAGGCATCTCCTATATTGCCAACAAGGATCTCGACAACGCCTTTGCCGACTTCAACCACGCCATCGACCTCGACAACAAGGTGGCGGAATCCTGGTCCAACCAGGCTCTGGTCTATGAACAACGCGGCGACAAGGCGAAGGCACAGAAGTCCTATCAGCACGCGCTCAATCTCGACCCACGCTTCCAGCCGGCCAAGGACGGCCTCGCCCGTCTTCGCGGCTGA
- a CDS encoding NAD(P)/FAD-dependent oxidoreductase, translated as MSASPKIVVIGAGIVGASIAWHLAMRGASVTVVATRTGGDATPNSFAWINASWGNPEFYFRLRLRAMQEWKRMAEDLPTLPLQWTGGLCFDLSVGQLEAYAVEHGGWGYDLRSVTRDEIRAIEPHLTNPPEFALFAAEEGSIEPEIAARCLLGDAFRLGTTFLPNLVVEALIEKEGRIVGIRTADGPVMADHVVLAAGTGSAAIAASVGIHLPVTSPPGLIVHSKPYAKRLNGLVVAPHLHMRQTTEGRIIAGGDFGGSDPGSDPQGVADRLFAEVRTMLDNAADLELETYTVGYRPTPIDGFPIIGDTGQAPGLYLAVMHSGVTLAALVGLLAANEIIGGTLDASLAPLRFSRFTSGTPLIKHGR; from the coding sequence ATATCCGCGTCCCCCAAAATCGTCGTCATCGGCGCCGGCATCGTCGGCGCATCCATCGCCTGGCATCTGGCAATGCGCGGCGCATCCGTTACCGTCGTCGCCACGAGGACCGGTGGCGACGCAACGCCGAATTCCTTTGCCTGGATAAATGCCAGCTGGGGCAACCCGGAATTCTATTTTCGGCTACGGCTGCGCGCCATGCAGGAATGGAAGCGAATGGCCGAAGACCTGCCAACGCTGCCGCTTCAGTGGACCGGCGGCCTGTGCTTCGACTTATCCGTTGGTCAGTTGGAAGCCTATGCCGTCGAGCATGGTGGCTGGGGCTACGATCTGCGCTCCGTCACCCGCGACGAAATCCGCGCCATCGAACCGCACCTGACGAATCCGCCGGAATTTGCTCTGTTTGCGGCCGAGGAAGGCTCCATCGAGCCCGAAATCGCTGCCCGCTGCCTGCTGGGAGATGCCTTCCGCCTTGGCACGACATTCCTGCCAAATCTCGTCGTTGAAGCGCTCATCGAGAAAGAGGGTCGCATCGTCGGCATCAGGACGGCCGATGGCCCGGTCATGGCCGATCATGTCGTGCTGGCTGCCGGCACGGGGTCGGCCGCAATCGCTGCTTCCGTTGGCATCCACCTGCCGGTTACATCGCCGCCCGGCCTCATCGTTCATTCGAAGCCATACGCAAAGCGCTTGAACGGCCTTGTCGTCGCGCCGCATCTGCATATGCGCCAGACAACAGAGGGCCGTATTATCGCCGGCGGCGATTTTGGCGGCAGCGATCCCGGCAGCGATCCGCAGGGCGTCGCCGACCGCCTGTTTGCCGAGGTGCGGACGATGCTGGACAATGCTGCGGATCTGGAGCTCGAAACATACACCGTCGGATACCGCCCGACTCCCATCGATGGCTTCCCCATCATCGGCGATACCGGGCAAGCGCCGGGCCTATACCTCGCCGTGATGCATTCCGGCGTCACCCTGGCGGCACTGGTCGGCCTGCTGGCGGCCAACGAAATCATTGGTGGCACGCTCGACGCCTCCCTGGCGCCGCTGCGTTTTAGCCGGTTCACGTCCGGCACCCCTCTGATCAAGCACGGCCGCTGA
- a CDS encoding aa3-type cytochrome c oxidase subunit IV, with protein MAEHPTGPSETGAPMDYNEHEKTYSLFLNGAKLLSVFVAALLIAMAGGFFGHAGLVGGVLIFVVVAFVGYIMTR; from the coding sequence ATGGCAGAACATCCGACCGGTCCATCCGAAACCGGCGCTCCGATGGACTATAACGAGCACGAGAAGACCTATTCCCTATTCCTGAACGGCGCCAAACTGCTGAGCGTGTTCGTGGCGGCACTGCTGATTGCCATGGCAGGCGGGTTTTTTGGACATGCGGGACTGGTCGGTGGCGTGCTCATCTTCGTGGTTGTCGCCTTCGTCGGCTATATCATGACCCGCTGA